TTATACAGATTGTCACATTTCCACTCagaatcatatttatttttccaataaaAATCCAAAAAAATGTTGGCAGTCAGTAACAGATCTTTGCTTTCACAAAGATTACAGTGACAGCTTGCCCACCTGACTCCCCTGACAATGACTGATTGGTTCTCTTTGTAGGTTCTTCCGACCACAGGACAGAGTACCGACTGAACCTGACAAGCCTTCAGGACTCAGAGGTTATCCTCTCTGCAGCGTTCCATTTCCTGCTTGATCAACGCCCTCATCAGAAGCCCTGGTTCTGTAAGCGCTTCAAAAGCCCACCCTGTCGTTCCTCGGCCATCCACCCTCCTCCGTCAGTCAGCCTGGTCCTTCGATCTGTCTCCTCTGGGTCTGAGGTCAGGTCGGGGTCAATGGGGTCATTTCTAGGCAATGTGACCTTCCACCCCCACCGGAGGGGGGTGTGGCAGATGAAAGATGTGACCCAGGTCATAAAGGAGGCACAGAAAAAGGGTCATCTCCTGGTGTCAGTGGAGGTGGACATAGGGCACCTGAACCAGAGGAAAGCAGAGCAGGTGGTGTCTACTGGCAACCTGCCCTACCTGTTGCTATATGCTAATGACCAAGCCTTGATGGAGCCCAACAGTGTGGCGGCTAGCCTTCAAAGATACGACCCATTCAACAAGGGAGGAGAGCTCCCATCTTCCTCCCAGTCCTCTCAACTCCTTCGCAGAGCCAACTCCTCACCAGAGTTGAAAGGACGCGTGAGAAGGGAAACGAATGCACTGTCTGACCGCATCCAGAACAATGAGCTGCCTGAGGTGGACTACAGGCCTGATGGGTACAGAAAGGATGATCTCTGGGAGAGTACATGGTACCTAGCACTCAAACCCAAGCttaaagaaggaaagaaggacAAGAAAAGGAAGAGCCAAGAGAAAGACAGTGGGGATCCGCATAGAGATGTATACATGAGAGAAGAAGTTCAGGTTCTCAAAGAAGCAGGGGGAATGTTCCAAGGGCTCAAACCTGATGACTCATCTGTCATCAAAAAACCCAAAGACAGTCGCATGCAGAGTATCAGCGAAAGACATGAGCATGAGCGAAGGAATGAAAGCAAGCACAAGGAGACGATGAACTCTCAAGCGCATGTTCTGAGTTTTGATGAGCAAACCATGCGTAGAGCCAGGAGGAGGCAGTGGGTCCACAACCAGCACCGAGGATGCTCCCGGAGGAACCTCAGGGTGGATTTTGCAGACATTGGCTGGAGCGAGTGGGTCATAGAACCCAAGGCCTTTGATGCGTACTACTGCGCCGGCACATGTAGATTTCCTATGTCTAAGGTGGGTGGGACTATAATCCCTTTAAAACTACACTAACATCCTCTCATGTGCAAGTTGTGTGGAGTCATTACAAAgtgttgttcttttttccttttgtacTAATGTTCTCCTTTGTCTGAATCTCCTCCATTCAAATGCTTGCAGGTGGCGAGGCCATCCAACCACGCCACCATCCAGAGCATAGTCAGAGCCGTTGGGATCATCCCCGGCATTCCTGAGCCATGCTGCGTCCCAGACAAGATGAACTCCCTGGCTGTACTTTACCAGGATGAATCCAAAAACCCAGTGCTCAAGGTTTACCCCAATATGTCGGTCCAGTCCTGTTCCTGCAGATAGGGAGGGAGGGCAGTGGGTCAGATGACAGCAGAGGCAACAGCAGAATTCATGGAGACGGAACATACCTGTCTTTGAAAAGTCCGTTCATGATACTGAGACACAAAGTTACTTTGGCCGTTATTATTCCTGGAGGACTATTGGAAATCTCCTCAATCTCTTCTGATGTGAAGAAACAGATTGTCTGGCCTTCTTCCTTGGCAAGAGGAACAGAGCCATACATAAAAGGCCAGGTCTCCATGTGCCCAAGAAGCCCAGTTGTTCTGATTCTGTGTTTGGACTTTGCAGATTTCATGGACAGGAGCATTTGAGGGAAGTTGACGTTGTTTTATTGTAGAACtagctcttttttttgtaaactgcTCACATCAAGTTTGGGTTCGTGTTTTCCTTGGACACAAAGGCTGTAAATAAAAGACTTTCAACATGATATCAGGCAGCTCGAACCGTCACATACACTTATTGCTCGACCTTTACACGCTGCTCTTATTTTTATGCTAATCATACCCCACATTGGCCATAACACACATGCAACACTAATTACTTCACAAGACAGAGAGAGTATCTTAAAAGGGTATATCCAACGGATCACAGAGTTTATATGGGATTGCTGTGCGCCCCTCATAACACTTTGAGAAGACATatgtttttctattttgaaTGTGAAACTTGgttaaaataatttgtaatGTTACTAGGTTATGTATTACTGTGTTTTAGATGTGATGTTCTTTTGTACATGTGTATTGTTTAAATTATTATCTATatgttagaataaaaaaagtaatttaatcTAATGCTTTTTCTggaatattttttgtttcataaacttttttttattcttactgCATTCATTCTTGAGTCAAAACAAGCCTAGAAGGGCATGACTGGTATAAAATAGCTTACAAAGGCAGGAAGGTTCCACTCAGAGATAGCCAACATTCTCCTAAAGCCCCTTGAACCCATTATTAGGCCACACCAAAGGCTCAGACGTCTGTTGTTGACTAAATAATGGGACTGATGCAGTTGCCGTGGGTTAATGGTCGAGGGAGGAAATAGGCACGCACCTATTAGGGGCGTCAGCCACTTGAACTTCAAAACATGGCACACTTCCTCtttttatgcccccccccccccaccttcaaaAGTGCAggaagtatttttcttttgtagaTGGATGAGCATAGACAGAAGATCTCAACCACTTTAGAGGAAGGTGACTCATGTGTGTCAAAGTGTAGTGAAATGTCAGCGGGACCCTCCAGCAACCCATTCATTTGTGCTGGTTTTGCCTTGCGAATGAAAAAGTTGGCAAAGTCTACCACACATCTGTTTGCAACCACAGACTGCTCGGAAGTTTGCCGGACAGTGACGTCTCAAAGGCAGCGGCATCTAGAAATCTATCGGGACGAAGGAAGAGAAGCTTTAATCCTCATACTCTTTAACTCCAGCTGAGAAGAGCGCTAAAAGATTTTTGACTTGATCTGTGCACGAAACACGACAGTATTAAAATGCTTTCACCTCTAAAATCAAATTATTCTATTTGTCTATGAGACATCATTTACAAGCCGGAAAGGTTTTGTTCTGAAATGTAGTAAATATTTTAGGTtcatcagtttaaaaaaaaagatagatagAGATGTTTGACTTCCATTCTAATGATGACtgtatattcattcattcattcacccatcttctgaaccgctttgtccgttaccgggtcatgctggagcctatcaacaggcgagaggcgaggtacaccctggacaagccaccagttcatcgcagagccacacagagacaaacaattattcacacctacgggcaattcagTCTCACCCATtcgcctaagctgcatgtttttggtggtgggaggaagccggagaacccggagagaacccacgcagacacgggggagaacatgcaagctcctcacagaaaagccccaAGTTGAATTCGAACCTGTgcccttcttactgtgaggcaacatcgccgaccactgcaccaccgtgctgcccctaCCTGTATGTAGGGTTATTATAAAGCACGTTTACATGAATAGATGATTTAGCTTAAAGTAAGGCCCAATTGTAATGAACACATCCAGGTTCGTGTTTTTCCCTCATTTCCTGACTGATCCCTTTTACGGTCGAGACCCACAGGCTGCTGTTACAAAGTGAACCCCATGTCAACCACAATCACAGTCACAGGAGAGTACTTACAACGGTCAGCTCCAGTCGAGAAAACCACAGTAGTCTAGGCTCATGTTCAGAGCCCAATGCCTAAACGCCAAAATGAAATGAGCCGAGTGGGAAACCAAGACCAATATTTGATTTTCCACATGATGACTGTTCAATAGAAGGACCGCTATGCAGTCACTATTAGACAACAGAGGATTTTCTGTCTCTGGGCTCTTTGCTTACACGGTTACTAAGCTCGGGGAGCTAATAGTTATTTTCATTAAGACagagcttttgtgttttttaatcacCGCTTTCATCGTGTAGGGCActtgggatgttttttttaaactctgatttttcttttagaaagtaaaaaaaagaaaaaacttttaTGGTTTCCAGGTACATTTTTTAACTTTTTAGGGGAAATGAATTTCAGTCTGGATGCAAGttacttaaaataaatgaaagtttTCAACTCAATTAAAAACCATAAATGTGTTGCAGTGTATTTCctttttctgacattttttaaggtgcagcttttcttttctgtgaagTTTTGATTGcaggaaaaacagcaaaaacatcaAGGAGAGATATACTTGAAGACTCCATCTGAAGGTCTCATTAATTTGATGTTCCAAATTAATAAGCGGTTCGTATATTTCttaaataaaagtttaaacAAAGCTGCAGTGGAGGTGGAGTTGCCTCCCTGCTTATGTGAGCGCAACTGAAGAGGGACTCGGCCTGACTTTCCCATGAACTTCCCGCCTCATTTACCTGAAACACGGCCGGCTATTTATGTCCATCTGTCACTAGCCTACCCAGAATGGGATGTAGCAC
Above is a window of Brachionichthys hirsutus isolate HB-005 chromosome 7, CSIRO-AGI_Bhir_v1, whole genome shotgun sequence DNA encoding:
- the gdf10a gene encoding growth/differentiation factor 10; the encoded protein is MASPKLVSWHLFLLMLNCFLVAASLRTMKRSAAAAKDSRFLRSSPESLPDDRDRDVVSQHMFRLYEKYSRENRPREGNTVRSFRANQGSSDHRTEYRLNLTSLQDSEVILSAAFHFLLDQRPHQKPWFCKRFKSPPCRSSAIHPPPSVSLVLRSVSSGSEVRSGSMGSFLGNVTFHPHRRGVWQMKDVTQVIKEAQKKGHLLVSVEVDIGHLNQRKAEQVVSTGNLPYLLLYANDQALMEPNSVAASLQRYDPFNKGGELPSSSQSSQLLRRANSSPELKGRVRRETNALSDRIQNNELPEVDYRPDGYRKDDLWESTWYLALKPKLKEGKKDKKRKSQENKETMNSQAHVLSFDEQTMRRARRRQWVHNQHRGCSRRNLRVDFADIGWSEWVIEPKAFDAYYCAGTCRFPMSKVARPSNHATIQSIVRAVGIIPGIPEPCCVPDKMNSLAVLYQDESKNPVLKVYPNMSVQSCSCR